The nucleotide window GCGCATCATCTCGCTGCTGCTGGTGACGACGGCGGCGCCGATGTACGCCGCCGGCAGCCCGAGCTGGGTGACCGTGCTGTTGGTGATGATCGGCGGCTACCTCATGGCCGGCGGCGCGAACGCCGTGAACATGTATCTCGACCGGGACATCGATGACGTCATGGCGCGCACGCGCCTGCGGCCGATCCCGAGCGGGCGCATGTGGCCCATTCAGGTGCTGGCGTTCGGCGTGGCGTGCGCGACGCTCGCCACGTGGATGCTCGCGCACTTCGTGAACGTGCTCACTGCCGGCCTCGCGCTCGCGGGCTTCTACTTCTACGTCTTCATCTACACGCGCTGGCTCAAGCGCACGTCGCCGCACAACATCGTGATCGGCGGCGCCGCCGGCGCGTTTCCGCCGCTGGTGGGGTGGGCGGCGGTGACGGGCTCGCTCGACCTCACGGCGCTGATCCTGTTCCTCATCGTGTTCTACTGGACGCCGCCGCACTTCTGGGCGCTCGCGCTGCTCAAGCAGGTCGATTACGGCCGCGCGCGGGTCCCCATGGCGCCGCTCGTCTGGGGCGAACGCGAAACGATGCACCAGATGGTGTGGTACACGGTCATCCTGATCGCGCTGACCATCGCGCCGGTGCTGTATGGCGCGTTCGGGCTCGTGTATCTGATCAGCGCGCTCGT belongs to Gemmatimonadaceae bacterium and includes:
- a CDS encoding heme o synthase translates to MSGVVAPTPPAAQDTPLSRDLVSLTKPRIISLLLVTTAAPMYAAGSPSWVTVLLVMIGGYLMAGGANAVNMYLDRDIDDVMARTRLRPIPSGRMWPIQVLAFGVACATLATWMLAHFVNVLTAGLALAGFYFYVFIYTRWLKRTSPHNIVIGGAAGAFPPLVGWAAVTGSLDLTALILFLIVFYWTPPHFWALALLKQVDYGRARVPMAPLVWGERETMHQMVWYTVILIALTIAPVLYGAFGLVYLISALVFGGLLMWGVLKVLWAARAGQPWTAPAWWVYKYSLLYLALLFVAMAVDRAVTR